In Acinetobacter piscicola, a single window of DNA contains:
- a CDS encoding VTT domain-containing protein translates to MLDFLMHIEQLLPVLLDQYGLWIYAILFLIIFAETGSVFMFFLPGDSLLIAIGALCSTAEAVHLSYMAILLMIASILGYIVNYYTGRALGFRFFNKHPKVFKPDYIEKTNAYFLKHGGKTIMMARFIPFVRSSAPFAAGAGHMKMSNFMFYNVLGGVFWIGILLGIGYGTGNLISYTVDLF, encoded by the coding sequence TTGCTTGATTTTTTGATGCATATAGAACAATTATTGCCTGTGTTACTTGATCAATATGGTTTATGGATTTATGCCATTTTATTTCTGATTATTTTTGCAGAAACTGGCTCAGTCTTTATGTTTTTTTTGCCAGGCGATAGTTTGCTCATTGCCATTGGCGCATTGTGCTCAACGGCTGAAGCGGTGCATTTGAGCTATATGGCAATTTTGCTGATGATTGCTTCAATTTTAGGTTATATCGTGAATTACTATACAGGGCGAGCACTCGGATTTCGTTTTTTTAACAAGCATCCTAAAGTTTTCAAACCTGATTATATTGAAAAAACCAATGCTTATTTTCTAAAACATGGCGGTAAGACCATCATGATGGCACGTTTTATTCCTTTTGTGCGTTCATCTGCACCATTTGCCGCAGGTGCAGGGCATATGAAGATGAGTAATTTTATGTTTTATAATGTCTTAGGCGGGGTTTTTTGGATTGGTATTTTATTAGGAATTGGTTATGGGACAGGGAATTTGATTTCTTACACAGTTGATTTATTTTAA
- a CDS encoding DNA adenine methylase: MNSETSSVYHKRRHAARTTDEYLFNQLVPYLGNKRRLLHLILEALEQTGTLHHKGKRAPIFADFFAGSGVVSRLARQNGYRVIANDWEPYSHALNHALLACTDAPAFKELGGYQKAIDYLNRLPEVKGWVTHNLCPRNDEIYDPSRDRLFFKRRNGMRIDAIRQQIATWQAQGAIDDVEMSALLAPLLYSASFVSNTSGVFKSFHHGWGGRTQSALERIESLLWLMPSRFCDIGADAKQSTPMAEMWCVDAQHLANQMSGFEVDVAYLDPPYNQHAYSSNYHVLNSLTLWDQVDIPTPDTKGFKSGIDRAWRKERPSPYNSSKHAQEAYEKLLSTINARYILTSYSTDGNIEVKDLLEANLKRGKVSLLTQDVPRYRVSKQRQSERARVLEFIVITDTHAKSGPPLRQLLGQLYHFAELGGVDTSGVCTQLDLW, from the coding sequence ATGAATTCAGAGACTTCTTCGGTATATCACAAACGTCGTCACGCCGCCCGTACGACAGATGAATATCTTTTCAATCAGCTTGTACCTTATTTGGGGAACAAGCGCCGATTGTTACATCTGATTTTAGAAGCATTGGAGCAGACAGGGACATTACACCATAAAGGAAAACGTGCTCCAATTTTTGCTGACTTTTTTGCAGGAAGTGGTGTGGTGTCGCGTTTAGCGCGACAAAATGGTTACCGTGTGATTGCAAATGATTGGGAACCTTATAGCCACGCCTTAAATCATGCACTTTTGGCATGTACAGATGCGCCCGCATTTAAGGAATTGGGGGGGTATCAAAAAGCGATAGATTATTTAAACCGGTTGCCCGAAGTCAAAGGTTGGGTAACCCATAATCTATGTCCACGTAATGATGAGATTTATGATCCTAGTCGTGACCGTTTATTCTTTAAACGTCGTAATGGGATGCGAATAGATGCCATTCGTCAGCAAATTGCGACATGGCAAGCGCAAGGTGCAATTGATGATGTGGAAATGAGTGCTTTGCTTGCACCTTTATTATACTCAGCAAGTTTTGTCAGTAATACCAGTGGCGTATTTAAAAGCTTTCATCATGGTTGGGGCGGGCGTACGCAGTCTGCTTTGGAACGGATTGAGTCTTTACTTTGGTTGATGCCAAGCCGTTTTTGTGACATTGGGGCAGATGCGAAACAAAGTACACCCATGGCAGAAATGTGGTGTGTCGATGCACAGCATTTAGCCAATCAAATGAGTGGCTTTGAAGTGGATGTTGCTTATCTTGACCCGCCGTATAATCAGCATGCATATAGTAGTAATTATCATGTTTTAAACTCTTTAACCTTGTGGGATCAAGTGGATATTCCAACACCTGATACCAAGGGATTTAAGAGCGGGATTGACCGAGCATGGCGTAAAGAGCGCCCAAGTCCTTATAATTCTTCTAAACATGCACAAGAAGCGTATGAAAAATTATTGTCGACGATTAATGCTCGTTATATTTTAACCAGTTATTCAACGGATGGTAATATCGAAGTTAAAGACTTGCTCGAAGCCAATTTAAAACGTGGCAAAGTGTCGCTTTTGACTCAAGATGTACCCCGTTATCGAGTGAGTAAGCAACGTCAGTCAGAGCGTGCACGTGTCTTAGAGTTTATTGTGATTACCGATACGCATGCTAAATCAGGCCCACCACTGCGCCAACTCTTAGGTCAGCTTTATCATTTCGCTGAATTGGGCGGAGTAGATACGTCAGGTGTTTGTACGCAACTGGATTTGTGGTAA
- a CDS encoding riboflavin synthase: MFTGIIESLGQVESLQSVGGDVRLRIHTDLDMSDVHLGDSIATNGICLTVIDWGENWYAADVSLESLNRSTLADWKVGQVVNVEKAMLPTTRFGGHIVSGHVDVVGEITVVRSDARSLYFEVTAPVEIAKYLAEKGSITVDGISLTINHLRGNILSLNLIPHTAERTNIGTWKVGTKVNLEVDILARYIERLLLGDKAAEVKTESKLSMEFLAQNGFLK, translated from the coding sequence ATGTTTACAGGCATTATTGAAAGTTTAGGTCAAGTAGAAAGTTTGCAAAGCGTAGGCGGTGATGTGCGTTTACGTATTCATACCGACTTAGATATGTCTGATGTACATTTAGGCGATTCAATTGCAACCAATGGAATTTGTCTCACCGTGATTGATTGGGGTGAAAATTGGTATGCGGCTGACGTTTCACTGGAAAGCTTAAACCGTTCGACTTTGGCAGATTGGAAAGTCGGGCAGGTGGTCAATGTTGAAAAAGCCATGTTGCCTACCACACGTTTTGGTGGGCATATTGTCAGTGGGCATGTGGATGTGGTCGGTGAGATTACGGTTGTTCGTTCAGATGCGCGTTCATTATATTTTGAAGTCACTGCCCCTGTTGAAATTGCGAAATATTTAGCAGAAAAAGGCTCCATTACTGTCGATGGTATTAGCTTAACGATTAATCATTTACGTGGAAATATTCTGAGTTTAAATTTGATCCCTCATACGGCAGAACGTACCAACATTGGGACATGGAAAGTCGGAACAAAAGTCAACTTAGAGGTAGATATTTTAGCACGTTATATTGAGCGTTTATTACTTGGTGATAAAGCGGCTGAAGTGAAAACTGAGTCAAAACTCAGTATGGAATTTTTAGCACAAAATGGCTTTTTAAAATAG
- the ribD gene encoding bifunctional diaminohydroxyphosphoribosylaminopyrimidine deaminase/5-amino-6-(5-phosphoribosylamino)uracil reductase RibD: MSLTSFEQDAQHQYWMRQAIALAQQGQYSTRPNPNVGCVIVKDGKVVGTGFHPKAGQPHAEVFALREAGQLAQGATAYVTLEPCAHYGRTPPCAKGLVEAGVAHVVVACSDPNPLVSGKGVQILKEAGIHVEVGVCEPEAAVLNKGFLKAMASDMPYVRLKVASSLDGRTAMASGESKWITGYEARQDVQHWRAISGAVITGIETILADDPQLNVRQLVDVNLDDIVQPQRVVLDRQGRLPLDAQILKHPETVMVMGPFRQELAQLGVTQLEIQSLSALLRTLKDFQIYDVMVEAGATLSTAFLQENLVDEVISYVAPTFLGQSARAMFNANFEQMSQQLRFKLEDVIPLGQDIRLRLTPLQESV; encoded by the coding sequence ATGAGCCTTACCTCTTTTGAGCAAGATGCACAGCATCAATATTGGATGCGACAAGCCATTGCATTGGCACAACAGGGTCAATATTCCACACGTCCAAATCCGAATGTCGGTTGTGTCATTGTGAAAGATGGCAAAGTGGTTGGAACAGGTTTTCACCCCAAAGCAGGTCAACCCCATGCAGAAGTTTTTGCGTTACGTGAAGCAGGGCAATTGGCACAAGGTGCAACAGCTTATGTGACCTTAGAACCTTGTGCGCATTATGGTCGTACACCACCTTGTGCCAAAGGTTTGGTGGAGGCAGGTGTAGCGCATGTGGTGGTGGCATGTTCTGACCCGAATCCGTTGGTGTCAGGGAAGGGGGTGCAAATTCTAAAAGAGGCAGGCATTCACGTTGAAGTTGGGGTCTGTGAACCAGAAGCTGCCGTTTTAAATAAAGGCTTTTTAAAAGCGATGGCGAGTGATATGCCTTATGTGCGTTTAAAAGTCGCTTCTAGTCTAGATGGGCGTACAGCGATGGCATCAGGTGAGTCAAAATGGATTACAGGTTATGAAGCACGTCAAGATGTGCAGCATTGGCGTGCCATTTCGGGTGCTGTGATCACAGGTATTGAAACCATTTTAGCTGATGATCCACAACTTAATGTACGTCAGTTAGTGGATGTTAATCTTGATGATATCGTGCAACCACAACGGGTTGTTTTAGACCGTCAAGGGCGTTTGCCGTTGGATGCACAGATTCTCAAGCACCCTGAAACTGTCATGGTCATGGGGCCATTTCGTCAGGAGCTTGCCCAATTGGGTGTGACACAATTGGAAATTCAGTCTTTGTCAGCGTTACTCAGAACACTGAAAGATTTTCAAATTTATGATGTGATGGTTGAAGCAGGTGCAACACTTTCGACCGCTTTTTTACAAGAAAATTTAGTCGATGAAGTGATTAGCTATGTTGCACCAACATTTTTAGGTCAATCCGCACGTGCCATGTTCAATGCTAATTTTGAACAGATGTCACAACAACTTCGTTTTAAACTTGAGGATGTGATCCCATTAGGACAAGACATCCGCTTAAGATTAACTCCTTTGCAAGAGTCAGTATGA